Within Acidaminococcus timonensis, the genomic segment GGCAGGAGTCATAGATGGACGTCAGGGCCTTTTCCAGCAGGTCCTCTCCCTCCCCCGGATGCTCCCCGAGCGCTTCCAGCAGCGGCTCCATTACGTATTCTTCCGATAAATATTCATCCGCATGTTCCCGGGCGAATTTCATCACCCGATTGAACCGGCGTTTGTCATCCGTATCCAGCAGGAACCCATACAGTTCCGTCCGCGAGGGATCCGCCTTCAACAGCGCCCACAATTCCCTGTGGATATCCAGGTCCAATGCATAGGCCATATGGACCACGATCAGATTCACCCGGCCGTCTTTTTCCAGCAGATTGGCCTTGATCTGTGGCAGCCAGTCCGTGGCAAATACCAGGGATTCCAGGTCACTGATCAGAAGGTGGCACTGGTTCATGGACAGATAATCCCAGCATTCATCGTCCACCATGGTCCGCAGACCTTCTGCCATATTGATGAGAGCCGCCGCATCCATCAGGTCCGTATGGTACTCTCTGGCATGACGCAGGAACTTCTGCATAAGATCGAACAGATCCACCACCGGCAGCTTTTCCTCCCCGGAGATACCCAGCTGCTGGAAGCCCAGCAGAAATGCCAGATAGTTCAGCAGCAGATGGCTGATGCCCTGGAACATGGGATGTTCCAGATGGGGTTCCTTCAGCAGAGCCGGAATATCCACTTTGGAAAAAATCAGCAGGGACACTGCCGGATAATTGATGGTCAGGTCACAGCCATGGACCACCAGCCAGGCCTGGTCCTCCGGTTTATCGAACGGATAGGCCTGCATGGCGCACAGCTTGCCCCAGCCCATGGTGTGCTGCAGCATATCCCACAGGTCCTTCTGGTCCAACTGATGGCACAGTTCCAGGGCATAGATCACGAAACTGGTGAATTCTTCGCAACGGGCCAGCACCAGGAGATCTTTCTTCAGCTGCCAGTTCACCACCAGATCCTGCTCGTTCAGCATATACAACCCGCAGATCACAATGGCCAGTTTCACCGTTTCCCGGCTGGAAGCTTCATAAAGCCATTCCCGTGCCAGTTCCCACAGCGGCTGGGGAATCCGCTGCTCGGAAAGCTGATCCACCAGGCTCTCATAATAGAGGATGCAGGGGGTGGAAGATATCCCCATGTACAGCATGGTAGCATTTTCCGGGGTAGGATCTTCCGCATAGGCCTGCAGCACCTGATAAATCTGGATACCCACGGAACCGGCAGCCTCCTCCGCCTGGCTGTTGCTGGCCAGGAAGGCGTCCGCCGCCCCCGGTTCCAGCAGAGCTTCGTTATCCCCCGCTACGATGGCCCTGTCTTCCAGGTTTTCTTTGGTAAAGAAGCCCTCAGCATCCAGGTTGCTCTTGATATAGTCGAATATGCTTTTTCCCTGTTTCCAGGGTTTCGTGCGTGTTTCCATAATTCTCATCCTATTTCTTGAAAATGTACAGCTTTGTAGGATATTCATTATACCATAAAAAGACAAAAAATCAAAAAAGGAGTGTGAAAAGATGTTCCACACTCCCTCACCGGCAATAACCGATGGAAGCCGGCAGATGCCGGCAAAAGCAAGGAGCCATGGATCTTTTCCACAGCTCCTCTCCCTGTTATTTTTATGCCTGAGTCGTACTTTCCGGTTCCGCAGAGGTTGCCGTGGTTTCCACCGTTTCCGGTTCATCCTGCTTCATGGTCCCATGGAGAATGGCCATAAATTCATCGCCGGTGATGGTTTCCTTCTTCAGCAGATACTGGGCCAGCTCATCCATCTTATCCCTATGGGCTTCCAGGATGGCACGTGCCTGTTTGTGAGCCTTTTTCACCACAGCAAACACCGCCTCATCGATCTTGGCGGCAGTTTCCGGCGCACAGGACAGGGAAGTGTCACCGCTCAGGTACGCATTGTTCACTGTTTCCAGTGCCACCATGTCGAATTCGTCCGTCATGCCGAACCGGGTGATCATAGCCCGGGCCAGTTTGGTGGCCTGCTCGATATCATTGGAAGCACCACTGGTCACCAGATTGAAGACCACTTCTTCAGCAGACCGTCCACCGGTCAGGGTCACGATCTTGTTATACAGTTCCTCCTTGCTCATGAGCACCTTTTCCTGGGTATCCACCTGCATGGTGTAACCCAGGGCTCCGGACGTACGGGGGATGATGGTAATCTTATGGACCGGTGCCGAATCCTTCTGGGAAGCGGCAACCAGGGCATGACCGATTTCGTGATAGGCGATGACTTTCTTTTCCTCCTGAGAAATCACGGCACCCTTCCGCTGGGCCCCGGCGATGACCACTTCCACGCTTTCCTCCAGATCTTCCTGGATGACTTCGTTACGGCCCATACGCACTGCCCGCAGGGCCGCTTCATTGACGATGTTGGCCAGCTCAGCACCGGAGGCACCACTGGTAGCCAGGGCAATGGTATGGAAATCCACATGAGGATCCATTTTCACATCATGGGAATGGACCTTCAGGATGGCTTCCCGGCCCTGGAGGTCGGGCAGCTCTACCGGTACCCGGCGGTCGAAACGGCCCGGACGCAACAGGGCCTTATCCAGCACTTCCGGACGGTTGGTGGCAGCCAGGATGATCACACCCTTGCTGCCGTCGAACCCATCCATTTCAGAAAGCAGCTGGTTCAGCGTCTGTTCCCGTTCGTCGTTGCTGCCAAAGGAACCATTGTCTCTCTTTTTGCCGATGGCATCGATTTCATCGATGAATACGATGCAGGGGGCCTTTTCCTGGGCCTGCTTGAACAGATCCCGGACACGGGCAGCCCCCATGCCTACGAACATTTCAATGAACTCGGAACCGGAAATGGAGAAGAAGGGGACTTTGGCTTCCCCGGCTACGGCCTTGGCCAGCAGGGTCTTACCAGTCCCGGGAGGTCCCACCAGCAGAACGCCTTTGGGCATGACCGCACCGATGGCCTTGTATTTGGAAGGATTGTGCAGGTAGTTGACGATTTCCTGCAGAGCTTC encodes:
- the ftsH gene encoding ATP-dependent zinc metalloprotease FtsH; the encoded protein is MDDKNPNKQSKHIRMYYIAAILLILIINTVISPMFFQPKVHEVSYTNFLSMVDEGKAKKVEITKDRIALLCNDSDNKEQIYVTGRVDDPELVSRLVKAKVEFSQVIPKQESPIVSFFNNWILPFLVFMVIGQLLMRYLGPKIGGGNMMSFGKSNAKVYIASQTGVTFKDVAGQDEAKEALQEIVNYLHNPSKYKAIGAVMPKGVLLVGPPGTGKTLLAKAVAGEAKVPFFSISGSEFIEMFVGMGAARVRDLFKQAQEKAPCIVFIDEIDAIGKKRDNGSFGSNDEREQTLNQLLSEMDGFDGSKGVIILAATNRPEVLDKALLRPGRFDRRVPVELPDLQGREAILKVHSHDVKMDPHVDFHTIALATSGASGAELANIVNEAALRAVRMGRNEVIQEDLEESVEVVIAGAQRKGAVISQEEKKVIAYHEIGHALVAASQKDSAPVHKITIIPRTSGALGYTMQVDTQEKVLMSKEELYNKIVTLTGGRSAEEVVFNLVTSGASNDIEQATKLARAMITRFGMTDEFDMVALETVNNAYLSGDTSLSCAPETAAKIDEAVFAVVKKAHKQARAILEAHRDKMDELAQYLLKKETITGDEFMAILHGTMKQDEPETVETTATSAEPESTTQA